In Oscillatoria acuminata PCC 6304, a single window of DNA contains:
- a CDS encoding glycoside hydrolase 100 family protein gives MGTDSTILDEAWQVLEKSIIYYNGHPVGTVAASDPSAEALNYDQCFIRDFVSCALVFLMKGKTEIVRNFLVQTLKLQIKERQLDFLEAGRGLMPASFKVVHGKHEEYLLADFGNHAIGRVTPVDSCLWWIFVLRNYINTTGELSIAHQPDFQKGIRLIMELCLVARFDMYPTILVPDGACMIDRRMGIDGHPLEIQSLFYYALRSAKELLLENVENSYINQAVEKRLQSLKIHLRQHYWLDLDRVNAIYRYKGEEYGETALNQFNIYSDSIPYDRLSRWLPEGGGYLAGNLGPSQLDCRFFALGNLMAILSGLTTPEQSLEVMTLIEKRWENLVGQMPMKICFPALEGRDWEMMTGCDPKNRAWSYHNGGNWPVLLWMLTAAALHTGKPEIARKAIQIASKRLHKDEWPEYYDGTTGRLIGKEARKYQTWTISAFLLAQEMIENPEHLSMMVF, from the coding sequence ATGGGTACGGACAGCACTATCCTCGATGAAGCATGGCAGGTTCTGGAAAAATCGATTATTTATTATAACGGTCATCCCGTCGGGACCGTTGCTGCTTCAGATCCCAGTGCTGAAGCACTCAATTACGATCAGTGTTTTATCCGGGATTTTGTCTCCTGTGCACTGGTCTTTTTAATGAAAGGCAAAACCGAAATTGTCCGCAATTTTCTGGTCCAAACCTTAAAGTTACAAATCAAAGAAAGACAACTAGATTTTCTGGAAGCGGGTCGAGGATTAATGCCGGCTAGTTTCAAAGTGGTCCACGGCAAACATGAAGAATATTTACTCGCGGACTTTGGCAACCATGCGATCGGGCGAGTCACGCCGGTTGATTCTTGTTTGTGGTGGATTTTTGTCTTGCGGAATTATATCAACACCACCGGCGAATTGTCGATCGCCCATCAACCGGATTTTCAAAAAGGCATCCGGTTAATTATGGAGTTGTGTTTGGTGGCTCGCTTTGATATGTACCCCACCATCTTAGTTCCCGATGGTGCTTGCATGATTGACCGCCGGATGGGCATTGACGGTCATCCGTTGGAGATTCAATCTTTATTTTACTATGCCTTGCGATCGGCCAAAGAACTCCTGCTCGAAAATGTAGAAAACTCCTACATTAATCAAGCCGTTGAAAAACGATTACAGTCGCTCAAAATTCATTTGCGACAACATTATTGGCTAGACCTCGATCGCGTCAATGCCATTTACCGCTACAAAGGGGAAGAGTATGGCGAAACCGCCCTCAATCAATTTAATATTTACTCCGACTCCATTCCCTACGATCGCCTGAGTCGGTGGTTGCCCGAAGGTGGAGGCTATCTCGCTGGAAATCTCGGCCCTTCTCAACTCGATTGTCGATTTTTTGCCTTGGGTAACTTAATGGCGATTTTATCCGGCTTAACCACCCCAGAACAATCCCTAGAAGTGATGACCCTGATTGAAAAACGCTGGGAAAATTTAGTGGGACAAATGCCCATGAAAATTTGTTTTCCCGCCTTGGAAGGAAGGGATTGGGAAATGATGACCGGATGCGACCCTAAAAATCGGGCTTGGTCCTATCATAATGGGGGAAATTGGCCCGTGTTGCTGTGGATGCTCACCGCAGCAGCCCTACATACCGGGAAACCAGAAATTGCCCGCAAAGCCATTCAAATTGCTTCAAAACGCTTACACAAAGATGAGTGGCCGGAATATTATGATGGGACAACCGGCAGACTGATTGGGAAAGAAGCGAGAAAGTATCAAACCTGGACCATCTCGGCCTTTTTATTGGCCCAAGAAATGATTGAAAATCCCGAGCATTTATCGATGATGGTGTTTTGA
- a CDS encoding lipid-A-disaccharide synthase-related protein produces MKILCLSNGHGEDAIALRVLRQLQQHPHSPDLAALPLVGEGRAYLQLPEIEIIGPVKPMPSGGFVYMDGRQLLGDISQGLLGLTWKQYQAIRQWAKQGDAVLAVGDIVPLLFARLSGLPYAFIGTAKSEYYLRDEAGVLPRRTWFERLESWSGSVYLPWERALMRNKRCRAVFPRDALTTATLQQFSIPAYDLGNPMMDDLEVDTTAPIFYDPDAELKETQRSLVVTLLPGSRAPEAYANWQQILWGLASVVETFNKRHPVILAAISPGLNIEHFSQELENYGWHRHSSLLDGIGDNPGPLEIDRAIASLQASGALTFTQKTARLLLTQTGFVECLRYGDVAIAMAGTATEQFVGLGKPAVALPGKGPQFTPAFAEAQSRLLGPSVTLVKRPDKVAEVIQQLLRDPDLLQLIGENGQRRMGEPGASQRIATHLMEVFDPSPAR; encoded by the coding sequence TTGAAAATACTCTGTCTGAGTAATGGTCATGGAGAAGACGCGATCGCCTTGAGGGTATTGCGCCAACTCCAGCAGCATCCGCATTCTCCAGACTTAGCCGCACTCCCCCTGGTGGGAGAGGGCCGTGCCTACCTCCAACTGCCGGAGATAGAAATTATTGGTCCCGTCAAACCCATGCCATCCGGGGGATTCGTCTATATGGATGGACGGCAGTTATTAGGAGATATCTCCCAGGGATTGCTCGGATTAACCTGGAAACAATATCAAGCGATTCGACAATGGGCGAAACAAGGGGATGCCGTCTTGGCGGTTGGAGATATTGTCCCCTTGCTATTTGCCCGTTTGAGTGGGCTTCCCTACGCCTTTATCGGCACTGCCAAGTCTGAATATTATCTCCGGGATGAAGCAGGAGTGTTACCCCGTCGCACTTGGTTTGAACGGTTGGAAAGTTGGTCCGGTTCGGTCTATTTACCCTGGGAACGCGCTTTGATGCGGAATAAACGCTGTCGGGCCGTTTTTCCTCGGGATGCGCTCACCACCGCAACCTTACAGCAATTTTCGATTCCCGCTTATGACTTGGGGAATCCGATGATGGATGATTTAGAGGTGGATACTACAGCCCCAATTTTTTATGACCCGGATGCGGAACTGAAGGAAACCCAGCGATCGCTCGTAGTCACTCTATTACCTGGATCCAGAGCGCCGGAAGCCTATGCAAATTGGCAGCAAATCCTCTGGGGACTGGCATCAGTGGTGGAAACGTTCAATAAGCGCCATCCGGTTATCCTGGCAGCGATCTCCCCCGGATTAAATATCGAACATTTCTCCCAGGAGTTAGAAAATTACGGATGGCATCGCCACTCCTCTCTCCTGGATGGGATTGGGGATAATCCAGGACCTTTAGAAATTGATCGGGCGATCGCCTCCTTACAAGCATCCGGTGCCCTCACCTTTACCCAAAAAACCGCCCGATTGTTACTCACTCAGACAGGATTTGTGGAATGCTTGCGTTACGGCGATGTGGCGATCGCGATGGCAGGAACAGCAACCGAGCAATTTGTAGGATTAGGTAAACCGGCAGTCGCCCTCCCCGGAAAAGGTCCCCAGTTCACCCCCGCCTTTGCCGAAGCTCAAAGTCGCCTCCTGGGACCCTCGGTAACCCTCGTCAAGCGCCCGGATAAAGTCGCCGAAGTCATCCAGCAACTCTTACGAGACCCGGATCTACTGCAACTCATCGGTGAAAATGGTCAGCGTCGCATGGGAGAACCCGGTGCTTCCCAACGGATTGCCACTCATTTAATGGAGGTATTTGATCCATCTCCCGCCAGGTAA
- a CDS encoding TPM domain-containing protein, whose amino-acid sequence MFTLNPRIKRTVWGILLGFSLVLFPLLSHALTVQEVPNPQQQYGGWVTDMANILSPETENQLNRMISELESTTGAELAVVTVPTTAPSPSPKEFTTELFNHWGIGKAGRDNGVLFLTAVEERRVEVETGYGVEGVLPDAKVGNILRNQVTPRFREGDFEGGILAGTEALIAVIAANPPVLTPGIGPEPIAMDWTPFLVVGGGALATIAAGKAYQKSRRTFIEPIGRSRSKKLFHNPRRLYYERSRYSSSYNSSGSSSYDSSYSSSDSSSYSSSCDSSDFGGGSSGGGGAGEDW is encoded by the coding sequence ATGTTTACCCTAAATCCTCGAATCAAGCGAACTGTTTGGGGAATCTTACTCGGATTTTCCCTTGTTCTATTTCCCCTGCTCAGTCATGCCTTAACGGTGCAAGAAGTTCCCAATCCCCAACAGCAATATGGGGGATGGGTGACGGATATGGCCAATATTCTCAGCCCTGAAACGGAAAATCAACTGAATCGAATGATATCGGAATTGGAGTCTACCACGGGGGCGGAACTGGCGGTGGTAACCGTGCCCACCACTGCTCCATCTCCCAGTCCCAAGGAATTTACAACGGAACTGTTTAATCACTGGGGAATTGGCAAAGCTGGGAGAGATAACGGGGTATTATTTTTAACCGCTGTGGAGGAACGCCGAGTGGAAGTGGAAACCGGATATGGCGTGGAGGGGGTGCTGCCGGATGCTAAAGTGGGAAATATTCTTAGAAATCAAGTGACGCCTCGATTCCGAGAGGGAGATTTTGAGGGCGGAATTTTAGCGGGAACCGAGGCATTAATCGCAGTGATTGCCGCAAATCCGCCCGTGTTAACGCCGGGAATTGGACCCGAACCGATCGCAATGGATTGGACGCCATTTCTAGTAGTGGGAGGGGGAGCATTAGCGACGATCGCCGCAGGAAAAGCTTATCAGAAAAGTCGGCGAACTTTCATCGAACCCATCGGGCGATCGCGCTCCAAAAAACTCTTCCACAATCCGCGACGTCTGTATTATGAGCGCAGCAGATACAGCAGCAGCTACAACAGCAGCGGTAGCAGTAGTTACGACAGTAGTTACAGCAGTAGCGATAGCAGTAGTTACAGCAGTAGTTGCGATAGTAGTGACTTTGGCGGAGGATCAAGTGGCGGTGGGGGTGCAGGGGAAGATTGGTAG
- a CDS encoding Mut7-C RNAse domain-containing protein, giving the protein MAGRIGFAKINDKLINLKTSMNRAEFRFHAELNDFLPSESKNATLRHQFPNHPSIKDSLESFGIPHPEVDTIAVNGKSVDFSYRVQDGDRCDIYPISQSVELSPRVRLRPQPEPRFVLDIHLGKLAGFLRMLGFDTLYRNDYPDEELARVSSTENRILLTRDIGLLKRGIVTHGYWVRSTNPHKRLEEVLRRFELFDTITPFSRCIHCNGLLEAVTKTSILERLEPKTREHYDEFRRCSSCDKIYWKGSHYEKMQEFIDGVRGDVLLK; this is encoded by the coding sequence ATGGCGGGTCGGATTGGATTTGCTAAAATTAATGATAAATTAATCAATTTAAAAACTTCTATGAACCGCGCTGAATTTCGTTTCCATGCGGAACTGAACGACTTTCTACCATCGGAAAGCAAAAATGCCACCCTGAGGCATCAGTTCCCAAACCATCCCTCGATTAAAGATTCTCTGGAATCGTTTGGGATTCCCCATCCGGAAGTTGATACGATCGCAGTCAATGGCAAATCAGTCGATTTTTCTTATCGGGTGCAAGATGGCGATCGCTGCGATATCTATCCGATTTCTCAATCCGTGGAACTTTCGCCTCGGGTGAGGTTGCGTCCCCAACCTGAACCGCGTTTCGTGTTGGATATCCACCTGGGAAAACTGGCGGGATTTTTGCGAATGTTGGGGTTTGATACTCTCTATCGTAACGACTATCCCGATGAAGAGTTAGCGCGGGTTTCCAGTACGGAAAATCGGATTTTGTTGACGCGGGATATCGGGTTGCTTAAGCGCGGGATTGTCACTCATGGTTATTGGGTGCGATCGACGAATCCTCATAAGCGTCTCGAAGAAGTTTTGCGCCGGTTTGAGTTGTTTGATACCATCACGCCGTTTAGTCGCTGTATTCACTGCAATGGATTACTGGAAGCTGTTACCAAAACCAGCATTTTAGAGCGATTGGAACCGAAAACCCGAGAACATTATGATGAATTTCGCCGCTGTAGTTCTTGCGATAAAATATATTGGAAAGGTTCCCATTATGAAAAGATGCAGGAATTCATTGATGGCGTAAGGGGGGATGTTTTGCTTAAATGA
- a CDS encoding 2TM domain-containing protein, translating into MPESYTQEAVQQILHLAIARQTETEEFSRVQLVEIAKELGIPPQNIAHAEQEWLANQGQLKERRGFDLYRQTKFKNNLVRYGIANSFLVVLNLLTAHTLTWSLPILFLWGLFLALKGWKTYQLTGEEYDKAFAAWRLKQQIGQTIHTTLNKWLKPQEGLL; encoded by the coding sequence ATGCCTGAATCTTACACCCAAGAAGCCGTCCAGCAAATCCTCCACCTGGCGATCGCCCGCCAAACCGAAACCGAAGAGTTTTCCCGAGTTCAACTGGTCGAAATCGCCAAAGAACTCGGCATTCCACCGCAAAATATTGCCCATGCCGAACAAGAATGGCTGGCTAACCAAGGTCAACTCAAAGAACGGCGTGGTTTTGACCTTTATCGCCAGACTAAGTTCAAAAATAATCTAGTTCGTTATGGGATTGCCAACTCATTTTTGGTCGTCTTGAATCTCCTGACGGCTCACACCCTGACCTGGAGTTTGCCGATTCTATTTCTGTGGGGATTGTTCCTTGCCCTGAAAGGATGGAAAACTTACCAACTGACTGGAGAAGAGTATGATAAAGCCTTTGCTGCTTGGCGCTTGAAGCAGCAAATTGGACAAACCATCCATACCACCTTAAATAAATGGCTCAAACCCCAAGAAGGACTTTTGTAG
- a CDS encoding Uma2 family endonuclease — MTILPSQVSPQIKYPDEDGKPMAESDPARDYLIYAVETLDIHFQKRPDIYVSGNLFIYYEEGKPECVVSPDAFVVFGVEKRKRRSYKTWEEGDKKPSFVLEITSKSTRSQDQGAKKGIYAFLGVSEYFQYDPTGDYLRPRLQGLKLRDGNYFPLEVTALPDGTQTIGSEVLGLELRLLPGGELRFYNPATGELLLSHREEAQARQAAEARIAELEARLRSLEQQTES, encoded by the coding sequence ATGACAATTTTGCCCAGTCAAGTCTCACCCCAAATCAAATATCCCGATGAAGATGGTAAACCGATGGCCGAAAGCGATCCAGCACGCGATTATTTGATTTATGCCGTTGAGACACTCGACATTCATTTTCAAAAGCGTCCGGATATCTATGTTTCGGGAAATCTGTTTATCTACTACGAAGAGGGAAAACCCGAATGCGTAGTTTCTCCCGATGCCTTTGTCGTCTTTGGCGTTGAAAAACGTAAACGACGCTCTTATAAAACTTGGGAAGAAGGTGATAAAAAACCTAGTTTTGTCCTAGAGATTACCTCCAAAAGCACTCGCAGTCAAGACCAAGGAGCCAAAAAAGGAATTTATGCTTTTTTGGGAGTCTCCGAGTATTTCCAATACGATCCAACCGGCGATTATCTGCGTCCTCGACTCCAGGGATTAAAATTAAGGGACGGTAATTACTTTCCTTTAGAAGTAACCGCCTTACCCGATGGAACTCAAACGATAGGGAGTGAAGTGTTAGGATTAGAATTGCGATTGTTGCCTGGAGGCGAACTGCGGTTTTATAATCCCGCAACTGGAGAACTCCTCCTGAGTCATCGGGAAGAGGCACAGGCGCGACAAGCAGCAGAAGCAAGAATTGCTGAACTTGAAGCGCGTCTGCGAAGTTTGGAACAGCAAACGGAATCTTAA
- a CDS encoding 2-phosphosulfolactate phosphatase family protein → MKLFVYHTPELTPTDSVPDCAIAVDVLRATSTIATVLHAGAEAVQVFSDMDQLMQLSADWPAEKRLRAGERGGAKVEGCDLGNSPLDCTPERVKDCRLFISTTNGTRALQRIEAAPSVLAAALINRQAVVNYLLETNPETVWIVSSGWEGSYSLEDTVCAGAIADGLLARSSLSAKELAGNDEAIAALALYRHWKDDLLGLLHHASHGQRLLRLNCHEDLKYCSQTDILEIVPRQKQPGVLVK, encoded by the coding sequence GTGAAGCTCTTTGTCTACCACACTCCCGAACTGACCCCCACCGATAGCGTACCCGATTGTGCGATCGCCGTTGACGTTTTACGCGCCACCAGCACGATCGCCACGGTACTCCATGCCGGTGCGGAAGCCGTGCAAGTGTTTAGTGATATGGATCAGCTCATGCAACTGAGCGCAGATTGGCCCGCTGAAAAACGCCTGCGTGCAGGAGAACGCGGGGGGGCCAAAGTTGAAGGGTGCGATTTGGGAAACTCTCCCTTAGATTGCACCCCTGAACGAGTCAAAGACTGTCGGTTGTTTATCAGTACCACCAACGGCACAAGGGCGCTGCAACGAATTGAAGCAGCCCCCTCGGTACTTGCAGCGGCGTTAATTAATCGCCAAGCGGTGGTGAACTATCTCCTAGAAACCAATCCAGAAACCGTTTGGATTGTCAGTTCTGGTTGGGAAGGCAGCTATTCTCTGGAGGATACTGTCTGTGCCGGGGCGATCGCCGATGGGTTACTCGCCCGTAGCAGTCTCTCCGCCAAGGAACTCGCTGGCAATGACGAGGCGATCGCTGCCTTAGCCCTCTATCGTCACTGGAAAGACGATTTATTAGGCTTACTGCATCACGCCAGTCACGGCCAACGCCTGCTCCGTCTCAACTGTCATGAAGATCTAAAATACTGTTCCCAAACCGATATTTTAGAGATTGTCCCCCGACAAAAACAACCGGGGGTTTTGGTTAAATAA
- a CDS encoding TPM domain-containing protein, whose protein sequence is MPTLSSRRNRIIWIILLCLSLLGFPLLSHALTVQDVPNPRQQYGGWVSDMANILSERTETQLNQMISELEATTGAEIAVVTVPTTAPSPTAKDFTTELFNTWEIGKEGVDNGVLFLTSVGDRRVEIETGYGVESILPDAQVAQIINTEITPKLRGGDWEGGILAGTIALVTQLSVNPPVTEFSDSSLPTQFLGITSLIAVIFSFYSYQKVKSRTNQPLSLEPQGRSLVISEFDNRLTTGVSGWIYCAVFSLSFALILLTLIVDPSGMLWRGFVIVSLGVGSLFLIVDIGQALYLYVTTKVLGNTQLVNSKVLAILMTWGLLVLCSLLIIPLGRDISSGIRQILSLPLSSFTEVSGLFLFVWVLSSSLVSYVISPRLIAAFWAKLPVKCQKCQTPLIKLNSESLSDRFTPPQQVAQRLGSTRFEGWHCPHCYPDDSSRFHLRRYLLNPNRFSECPHCHEFTMILVEEKTLRKATYERGGIRQIVYECQCCNYREDNQKKIPRLTRDSSSSYGGGYGGTYGGGGGGGGGFGGGSSGGGGAGGDF, encoded by the coding sequence ATGCCCACCTTATCTTCCCGCAGAAATCGAATTATTTGGATAATTTTACTCTGTTTATCCCTGCTTGGCTTTCCCCTCCTCAGTCATGCTTTGACGGTGCAAGATGTACCCAATCCTCGGCAACAATATGGGGGATGGGTGAGTGATATGGCGAATATCCTCAGCGAGAGGACGGAAACTCAACTCAATCAAATGATATCGGAATTGGAGGCAACCACGGGGGCAGAAATTGCGGTGGTAACGGTCCCCACAACTGCCCCATCACCTACAGCGAAAGACTTTACCACCGAACTGTTTAATACTTGGGAAATTGGCAAAGAAGGCGTAGATAATGGCGTTTTATTTTTAACCTCTGTAGGCGATCGCCGCGTAGAAATTGAAACCGGATATGGTGTGGAATCCATTTTACCCGATGCCCAAGTTGCTCAGATTATTAATACTGAAATCACGCCCAAACTGCGAGGAGGAGATTGGGAGGGAGGCATATTAGCCGGAACCATCGCCTTAGTCACTCAGTTATCAGTAAATCCACCTGTAACGGAGTTTTCTGACTCCTCCCTTCCTACCCAATTTTTGGGAATTACCTCTCTGATTGCCGTCATCTTTTCGTTCTATAGCTATCAGAAAGTAAAATCCCGCACCAACCAACCCCTATCCTTAGAACCCCAAGGGCGATCGCTAGTTATCAGCGAATTCGACAACCGCCTCACCACGGGAGTTTCTGGGTGGATTTATTGTGCTGTCTTTAGTCTCTCCTTCGCCTTAATTTTGCTCACCCTCATCGTTGATCCCTCGGGAATGCTGTGGCGAGGATTTGTCATCGTTTCCTTGGGAGTGGGTTCCTTATTTTTGATAGTCGATATAGGGCAGGCACTGTATCTTTACGTCACAACTAAAGTCCTGGGAAATACGCAATTGGTGAACTCAAAAGTTTTGGCCATTCTTATGACATGGGGTTTATTGGTTCTCTGTTCTCTATTAATTATTCCCCTGGGGAGGGATATAAGTTCTGGAATCCGTCAGATCCTCTCCCTACCCTTGTCTAGTTTCACAGAAGTGAGTGGATTATTCCTATTCGTCTGGGTGCTAAGTTCTAGCCTGGTGAGTTATGTTATTTCCCCCCGGCTAATCGCTGCATTTTGGGCCAAACTGCCGGTGAAATGCCAGAAATGCCAAACTCCATTAATTAAGCTCAATTCGGAGAGTCTTAGCGATCGCTTCACTCCCCCGCAGCAAGTCGCCCAACGATTAGGCAGTACCCGATTTGAAGGGTGGCATTGTCCCCACTGTTATCCCGATGATTCATCCAGGTTTCATCTCAGGCGCTATCTACTCAATCCGAATCGCTTTAGTGAATGTCCCCATTGTCACGAATTCACCATGATTCTTGTTGAAGAAAAAACCCTCAGAAAAGCCACCTATGAACGGGGGGGTATTCGCCAGATTGTTTACGAATGTCAATGTTGCAATTATCGCGAGGATAACCAGAAAAAAATTCCCCGCTTAACCAGGGACAGTAGCAGCAGTTATGGCGGGGGTTATGGGGGGACTTATGGCGGTGGTGGCGGTGGCGGTGGCGGTTTTGGCGGAGGCAGCAGTGGCGGTGGCGGTGCCGGAGGCGATTTTTAA
- a CDS encoding CBS domain-containing protein yields the protein MLEPSHPANPSMSINHSLMYSSALERAIDPNPPIVSPETSLEEVLALMSHVRSSCPLPDSKDSIETTIWQSVRASCVLVLEGAPTVSEQLNAIRDTGKIPDRQDPILASHVGIFTERDIVKMTAAGVNLKTVKVSAVMTAPVVTLTESQSHDIFTILSVFRQHQIRHLPLIDNQGYILGILTPETIRQALQPVRLLTQLREVKDIMSPNVIQAPLNASVLELAKLMADRRVSCVVICEDSPNTDIAHPSAKIPVGIVTERDLVQFQALQLDLGKMQAKDVMSSPLFSLSPQDSVWFAHEEMQRRRVRRLVVSNAKGYLSGLVSQTSLLQALHPTEMYGAIETLQEVVENRTKELKEANEQLQREIEERKRAEIALQTAHDNLQTLVEERTAELLATNAKLQQDICDRQRVEAALRESEAQLRQQAQELEAAMRSLQQTQFQLIQAEKMSSLGQLVAGVAHEINNPVNFIYGNLSHATQYIQDLLQLIDLYRTHFNQTVPEIEDKIEDIDLEFLVTDLPKMIASMQIGADRIRSIVLSLRNFSRLDEADRKQVDIHEGLDSTLLILQHRLKGHPGRREIVIIKEYGNLPKVDCYVGPLNQVFMNIITNAIDALDMGHSKKERLHGKALARSPLHSITATSPTIRIRTQIDEGDRITISIADNGPGMTETVRRRLFEPFFTTKPVGSATGLGLSISYQIVVEKHKGRLHCYSTPGHGTEFMIEIPPSQTHYEPPLFDAASQNIQSPDS from the coding sequence ATGCTTGAACCCTCTCACCCTGCCAACCCTTCCATGTCCATCAATCATTCCCTGATGTATTCCTCTGCTCTGGAACGGGCAATTGACCCCAACCCACCCATCGTTTCCCCGGAAACATCCCTGGAAGAAGTCCTCGCCTTGATGAGTCATGTTAGAAGTAGCTGTCCCTTGCCGGACTCCAAGGACTCCATTGAAACCACTATCTGGCAGTCCGTGAGGGCGAGTTGTGTCTTAGTCCTAGAAGGAGCACCCACCGTTTCTGAACAACTGAATGCGATTCGAGATACCGGAAAAATCCCCGATCGCCAAGACCCAATTCTTGCTAGTCATGTGGGGATTTTTACCGAACGGGATATTGTCAAAATGACTGCTGCTGGAGTCAATTTAAAAACCGTCAAAGTCTCGGCGGTCATGACTGCACCCGTGGTTACCCTCACCGAATCCCAATCCCATGATATTTTCACCATTTTGTCTGTTTTTAGACAGCATCAAATTCGCCACCTCCCCCTGATTGACAATCAGGGCTATATTTTGGGAATTCTTACCCCAGAAACCATTCGCCAAGCGCTACAACCTGTCCGTCTTTTAACTCAGTTACGAGAAGTTAAAGACATCATGAGTCCGAACGTGATTCAAGCACCCCTGAATGCTTCTGTGCTTGAATTAGCTAAATTAATGGCCGATCGCCGGGTGAGTTGCGTCGTCATTTGTGAAGACTCCCCCAACACAGACATCGCCCATCCCTCAGCCAAAATACCCGTGGGAATTGTCACGGAACGAGATTTAGTCCAATTTCAAGCCTTGCAACTGGACTTAGGGAAAATGCAGGCCAAAGATGTCATGAGTTCCCCTTTATTTTCCCTCAGTCCCCAGGATTCCGTCTGGTTTGCCCATGAAGAAATGCAGCGCCGACGAGTGCGCCGGTTGGTGGTTTCCAATGCTAAAGGATATCTCTCGGGGCTGGTTTCCCAAACCAGTTTATTGCAAGCCTTACATCCCACAGAAATGTATGGGGCCATTGAAACCTTACAGGAAGTTGTCGAAAATCGCACCAAAGAATTAAAAGAAGCTAACGAGCAATTACAACGGGAAATAGAAGAACGCAAACGAGCCGAGATTGCCCTACAAACCGCTCATGATAATTTACAAACCTTGGTAGAAGAACGCACAGCGGAACTGCTAGCAACCAATGCTAAACTGCAACAAGATATCTGCGATCGCCAGCGAGTAGAGGCCGCCTTGCGCGAGTCAGAAGCCCAGTTGCGACAGCAAGCCCAGGAATTAGAAGCCGCCATGCGATCGCTACAACAAACCCAATTCCAACTCATCCAAGCCGAAAAAATGTCCAGCCTGGGACAATTAGTCGCCGGGGTTGCCCATGAAATTAACAACCCCGTTAATTTCATTTATGGGAACCTCTCCCATGCGACTCAGTACATTCAAGACCTCTTGCAACTGATTGATTTGTATCGAACCCATTTCAATCAAACTGTGCCTGAAATTGAAGATAAAATCGAAGATATCGACTTAGAATTTTTAGTCACAGACCTGCCCAAAATGATTGCTTCCATGCAGATTGGAGCCGATCGCATCCGGTCAATTGTCCTATCCTTACGCAACTTTTCTCGCCTTGATGAAGCGGATCGCAAGCAAGTCGATATTCATGAAGGACTCGATAGTACCCTGTTAATTTTACAACATCGACTCAAAGGCCATCCTGGACGGCGAGAAATAGTCATCATCAAAGAGTATGGAAATTTGCCCAAAGTGGATTGTTATGTGGGTCCACTCAACCAAGTGTTTATGAATATTATCACCAATGCGATCGATGCGCTGGATATGGGACATAGCAAGAAAGAGCGACTGCATGGTAAAGCGCTGGCGCGATCGCCCTTGCACTCCATCACTGCCACATCCCCCACCATTCGGATTCGGACCCAAATTGACGAAGGCGATCGCATTACCATCTCCATTGCCGATAATGGTCCAGGCATGACCGAAACTGTCCGTCGTCGCTTATTTGAACCCTTTTTTACCACCAAACCAGTCGGTAGTGCCACCGGATTAGGATTGTCCATTAGCTATCAAATAGTTGTCGAAAAACATAAAGGACGATTGCATTGCTATTCCACCCCCGGACATGGCACCGAATTTATGATTGAAATCCCTCCCTCTCAAACCCATTATGAACCGCCCTTGTTTGATGCTGCCAGCCAGAACATCCAATCCCCAGACTCCTAA